The genome window tccttccagcaaccGTTGGTTtcctttaagagtctcttatggtttgtgtccctctcgGATTCTGACTTAtgagcctctgttttgtttcttaaattccacgtgagtgagatcatacgataacgggctttctctgatttattctgctcagcataataccctctagttctgtccatgtcattggaaatggccagatttccttttttatggctgagtaatattccatagtatgtTCGTGCCAcaccttctttacccattcattaaaCGGGTCCTCTTGAGAGAGTGAGACTTCTGGacacttacatttttttctctgtacttttctACAAGGTGTGATTTTGGTTTttctaataaacatatattattttaaaacatatacattttttgaTATATGCAGAAACACCCTAAACCTCTATCTTCCActaaaacagattatttttctaaGTCATCTGTCCTAAATTTATTCAAAAGTGCCTTCTTGAAACAGAGTCCAGCAAGAGCTGATTCTAAGGGGATACATTCAGCCCAgctcacaaccaccaccaccatatgCAGAGAGAGTTTCACAAGTTACCTTGGAAACCACTTGGCGTGCTCCACCCACGGGTCGTCTCCAGACTCCCAACACCGCAGTCCACCGTCACAGCAAAAGCATTTGACGTCGTCACTGTGacctaaaattaattttggacCAAAACATATGAACTTCTGTAATGTGCCCACCCCGCCCGTGTAAGGTGCAGCCCAGGGGCGTCCTTACCAGTGTAATAGAAGCCAGCGGTGGCGAGCTGCTCGGGTCGCACGGGCACGCGGGAGGGCCAGCTGCAGAAGGTCTGCAGACGGGCCGCGTGGGCCCGCATGCTCGCGTTGGACACGGTGCTCTGCAGCGCGTCCTCGAGCTGCCGGTCCACGAACGGGCAGTCAGGGAAGTGTCTCAGGTGTTCAGACAGAGCGCTGTCGCTCGGCTCCCAGTTGCTCAGCTTCCCACCACAGGCGAAGCAGGCTACTCTGTCCCCGGGTCCCACATAATAGAAACCAGCTCGGGCCAGATCCTGCGCCGGAGGGGAGGTCAAGGGCCAGGTCTGGAAGGTGAGCAGCCTGTCCTCTGCAGTCTTCAGGGCTCCCTCACAGGGGCTGGGCCTCCGGGGAGCAAACTCCCGATTCTCTCTGAAGTTTACGGGACTCGATGGGAAGCTGGCATAAGACCCGCTGAAATAGCCCGTGGTCTCCAAGCTGGGTAGCAGCGGGTGTGTGGAGCTCGTGGCGGAAGGAGGCTGCCGTGGCGGACAGCGGGCTCCGGGCTCAGAGGCTGTGCTTAGACTCCGAACGAAGGCACAGCTGGGGTACAGCTTCCTGTGCTTCTCCACAGGACGATCCCCCAGTTTCCAGTTGTCCAGCATCAGGCCGCAGCAGAAGCACCTGACCTTGTCGTTGACACCAGTGTAGTAAAACCCCGCCCGCGCCAGGCTCCGCTCCGAGACGGGGACGCCTGCCGGGAACGTCGAGAACGTGGACATGCGGTACAGCTCACACGAGTGGTCGTACCTCAGCTCAAGCGCGGGGGCGCTTTTCAGCAGGCCGGACAGGCAGAGGCTCTCCTGGACCAGGTCCATAGTgaaggggacagggaaggaaagggactAGCCTTTCTCAGGGGAGGTAGTTTTGTGCAcggctcttggtttgggctcattTTGGTTCTGGGCGGGGCTCAACACGGGCACCTGTCTTGTCTTCCTGTCCGCGCGCTCCGTGTGTCGGCTGGCTGGCACTCTGCCTTCCACACGCGCATTTCAAAGGACCATTATGGACATGGCCCCTTAGCATAATCTTTACACCCACAGTGTAAGTGTGATGCCGCACAGCTCCTCCTGAAGACAACCAAAACCCTTCAGGAAGGCACAGTGTGCTGTGGGGCATCAGAGGCCACTCCGCGCCCGGTCCCCCTGGCATGGGGCAGCCTGCAGCCAGCCCATCAAATGCGGGATGTTCTCAGCTGGCTTGTTATCAGGAGAAACCGCGCTCAGTAAGTGCTCTACAGAAACTAAACTCAAACTAGGttcatcttgcttttttattaatGACGAAATTTGGtacccagaaagaaagaaaaaggataagaCCTTCCTTAAAAGGAGAATGCACGACCCTATTTCACTGATTCTGGATGCATCTTTTCAGTGTCTTTGTTATCGAGAGGTATCTAACAGCTAGTAACATCAGATTTTAATTAGCAgcatttttatttcccaaaagTATTTAAATTGACAGTGTGTCCTACAATCAGTGACATCTCAGCATATCCCAAATCTTgctcaaattaaataatttttctttctataataattttaatagggCACACAGAATGATCTAGAACTTCCCTACAAATAAGAGCTTAAATGGGAATAGAACTGGCTGATGGGTCTTAAGGCctgtttcaaaatttattaaataagaatCACTTCCCATAGTCAGGAGCTTGGTGGCTGAATCACAGTGGTTCTATCAATTAAATTATCAGGACGGATGCATTCCCGACTGCCACCCATCAGAGGTCTCTCCTGCACATCTCTCTACTTTAGCAGAGGGCCAAGCGTTTACTCTCCATTCTAGATAACTGCCACTCATTTTTAGATCTTTACCAAACACAAGTTCCTTTTTTCTATGCTGCACGGCAGCCAGGGGTCCAACAATGTGTTCCAGCGAGAATCACTTCCCCTTTATGCCCCAAGTCAGATTCAAATCAAGATTATCATCACTTTAGGGTTAGAACTCACAGGACTAGATTTGGTCATATGAGCCaggcttttttaaattaacattcttTGGATACCGGAAACTCCAGTTCACTATTGAATTTGTGTATTCATGCACAAAACTACCTCCCGGAGATCAGACTAAGTCCCTTTTAAGGGGTTTAGGCCTCCATTTTGAGATGTTTTGACGtataaaagaaactggaaaaaatctagaaaaaggcGAATAGTTTGCCTCTTTTGTaaaacctgttttaaaaaaagaaagacagtttcAAAGTCAAATAATCCATAGCTGTAACACAGCGCACTCTTCAAACCTTTCCTCCAGCGCGGAGGCTGCTCATGCAGGACTGGGCATTGTGCCCACAAGGTCCTGCAGGACCGAGAAATCCTGGAGGGACCCACTGGCTCCAGCCAGTGCCGGCAGGAGTGCGAGGAGGCCTGGCTCATGCTGGGTTAGACCTCAGTGCTTGACTCATTCCTGTAACTtgccattttgaaatttttacagAGAAGAGCTACAGAAACAACAGAATTCCCACGCACATGGTGGGGactcccctgggggaagggaaggggcagagggagaagcagactccccgctgagcagggagccctatgtggggctcgatcttgggaccctgggaccatgagcagagcctaaggcagatgtttaaccgactgagccacccaggtgccccaggatcacAGGTTTTCTTCTTTAAGGTTGTAATTAATCACCAACATTTGTTAAAAGTAAGAGACTTCCCATGACGTTCTTGATCCCAAGCTCCTCCTGAAAAACCCCAAGGGCGACAGGGAGCTGGTCACGAGGGGAGGCGCCACTGCTCCCAGCAAGCATGCTGGCTCTGACACGCAGTGTCCAGGACATGTGTCACTGAACGGGCACCACGGGTCTTCTGACGGGGCCGTTATTAAGAAAGTGAAATTGTCCTAATACCTGTATCTGTCGAAAGTGACAGATGCAAAGTGGACGGAGAGAGAcaagttgggaaaaaaatgaagatgccATACTTCTTCGTGGAAAAGGAGACTATTCCCACACGTTAAGATATGCACATAAAGTATGTTTTTGTTTAGAAGAGACGCCTGTCTCTGGTCATTTATGCCACCTGCCTGGCCTGTCTACACCCTGGCCCTGTGCTCCCGAAGCCCAGCTGTGCACACAAGGCCCACAGACTCCTATGGACAGGCAGGCAACCATTTATGATCAGAGGACGAGACTACTCCAAAACACCCATGCCGCATCCGTCCAAACTCTCCCAGCCTCTTCTGCACACAGACCCCCGAGAGCTCTGGGGGACGCCCGGCACCTCACGGGCTGGGGCCACCATCCCCGCACAGCTGTCCGTGGCCCGAGGCAGCTCCCTAGCCCACTGCCCCCTGCAACTTTGAAGCCTTCGGGATCCTTACCGAAGTTTTCCCTGCTCCCCTTTGGAAGACTGCTTTGCCTTCTGCGTCCCTAAGAGACCTCACTGAGCAGTAACCCTTTCATGCCCCCAAATCCATGCCTTTCTCCCTACAACCCACCTGCTGCTCCCaaccccagcctctcccctcctcctctctcccgaTCCTTCCTTCGAGAGAGCAGGCACACCGAAGTCTGTCTTGGTTTCCAAATGAGAACAGCAACGAAAGTCCTCTTTGAACCCCACTTTCCGTTCTAGCAACTACAGtcgacccttgaacaatgcaggggtcgGGGTGCCCACAGCCCTCCCCACACTGTTGAAAATCTGATTCTGTTAACTCCCAAAAACTTTGTAGTAAACTGTACTTGACTAAAGGTGTTACTGGTAACAGTGGTTGAATGCGTATTTTGGATAttgtatgtattatgtactgtattTTTTACAAGAAAGTCAGCAGAAgagaatgttaagaaaatcaaaggaaaatgcatttacagCACTGTACCATAGTGATGGAAACCATAGGCATGTAAACGGACGTGAGAGGCTGGAACCCagctgttcaagggtcagctgggCGGCATCTCACTTTAGCTTCACAGCCCACGAATGCAAAAGCATCTACAGCCGAGGCCTCCCAGAACAACTGGATTAGGCCAACATGAACAACTGGGGgagctcagtgggtgaagcgtctgccttcagctcaggtcaggatcgaCCCCTACTATGTCAGGCTCCTTGcgcagcagggaacctgcttctctggctcactctgcccctctccccacccccagctcgcttgctctctctcacaattaaataaataaatcttagaaaagaaatgtTCTCCTTCCTTGGCCTCTTGATGCCACTCTGGGGTTCCTGTCTCCTTTCTAGTGGTTCCCTCTCTGAATGGCTCAAGGTCTcagcctcttctcttctcttagcCCCTCTGGCGGGTAACCTTCTGGATCCCAGGGCTGGTGGGTGTTTCCCCCCCTCCAGGGCACCTGGCAGGACCACAGCTCTGAGGCCGGAGGGAGAGTGtaccttcccctccctcctcccccagacctTGAGGTTCTTCAGAGAGCACCAGCTTTCAGCTCTGGACCAGTCCTCCCACTGCCAACATCCACGGGGCTCCACACAAAATGGAGAACATTCTCCATAGGTGCTGAACAAGGGAAGGTCAGCAGACTTGCCCCAGCACCCTGTGACCACAACACACTCATTTGTATGGTATTAAGAACATCAACTCTCCATGAGTGACTACAAAGTCCCATGGCTTAATATCAGGGTTTGAAGTCAGAGATCCTGGGTTTTCAGATACCATTCAGGCCCCCCCAGCACAGGGCGGGACCTTTGGCAAGGAAACCTCCCCGAGCCCGAGCAAGCCCATTACCCACAGAGATTGTCATGGCACCTACCGGGAACACAGCCCCAAACGCGCTGGGAGGGAGTCCCTGCACACAGCGGCACTGGGCAGCGGCGGGGGCTGGGATGACCACTGGCAGACCCAGTTCGTCAGCGTCGGCCGCCTCCCAACACCGGGCTACATAGACCAACCGCACTGCTGGCTACCCGAGCTGCCCCCCAGGACCGCCCGCAAATCTACTCTCCGCACCAACGCGCGCCAGCACTCGTTCCTCCACGGGGTCGTCTGGGGCGGAGAGCTGGGAAGCGCAGGGGGCACCCTCCACGGCGCGGACCACCACCGGGCCCTGGGGGTCACCCCAGCCACGAAGGCCTCCCGCCCACGGGCTCACCGCCGACCGGCACGCGGGTGCTCATAGGCCAGGGGGTCCCCGCAGCGACGCCTGGCCCTCCCGCCTCCCGGCCGACCCTCGCCCTCCGCCGCGCTCCCCCGTGGGCCGCACCCACGCCAGGGAGGTCCGCACACGCGCACCCCGAAGGCCCGTCACCCACCTGCCGCCCCGAGGCCCCGCGCGCCAGCGCCTGCCGCCGGCCGTGTCCTGGGGTGGCCGCGGGCGCCCTGCTCTCCCGGGCGGGCGGGAGGCCTACGCGGCTTTTAGCGGCCCCGCCGCCCCATCCGTGCAGCCCGCGGCCGGTGCTTTCCTCGCAGGCCGTGGGGGAAGTCCGCGGCGGTAACCACACGCACTTCCCCTGGGCCGCGGCCTGGCAAGCTCCCCGGGGGATTTCCGCGACCCCGGGGGCGCCGCTGTGCCGGCCGCGGCCTTTCCGCCCGCGCGGCTGCGGCCCGGGTCAACGCGCCCCGCTTCCCGACAGCAGTGACGTGCGCGCGGCGGCCGGGGGCGCGGGGAGCAGGGCGCTCCGCCGGGGTCTTCCCTGGGCCCAGCACGGAGCCGACCCTCCGGCTTCGGGCATCCGAGCTTCGTCTCTCGGCGGGGCCGCTGCTCTAGAGCTGGCGCCGCGCGGCAAAGCCTGGTCCTCCCGCCTGCGGTCCGCCCCCCGGGGAGGTCTCCGCGCGGGCGGGGCTCTCGCTGGAGTCCCCGCCCCGCGCCGCACCCAGCGCCCCGCACCCCGCGCGCCGCACCCGGCGCTTCCGGGTCCAAGGGCCCCGCCAGGGCGGCGACAGGCTGCGCCGGCCAGGCCGGGCCTGTGCTCCCGAGAGAAGGCCCGCCACCACCGTCCCCCGCAGCCCCTCTTGCCCTTCCTCCGGGTCGCAGGAGCGCGCGCACCTCCAGGGCCCCGCAGCCCGCCGCCCCGCGGTTAGGGCCCCCGCTGGAACCGTGCCAGGATGACTGCGTTCATCCTCCACGTGGAAAGGTCAATCCTCTCCTGCGCCCGCTTCGTTCAAAGCTTGATGAGACGTTTTCTGAAAACCTCTCTGTGGGTCTTACACACTGCGGATCATGCACCCGcccaaagaattttgaaaaactctTCTCTGCACACTTTTAACTTCACATTACAATGTTAGAAGCTGTCCCAGTTGCAAAGCAACTGCCAAACGCAGGTTAGGTGTTTTAGAAGGAAACTGATGCAGCACTCTTTGCAGAGAattcagggaaatgtaaatatcTAACCATTTAATGCCCAGCATCACCACAACACATCAGCTCACCTTCAATAACTGCGAATATTGTATCATTGCCTTTCGTCCTGAACAATCTACTTCCCTCgcaatttcatttaattttaattttgattccaatatagttaacaaaCAGCAATATATGACTTCCAGGTGACCCCACAGAATTTTAATGTATGCTTACAAGAGACATCTCTATACtcatatttctgaaataaatatgtgcatgagccaatttaattttttcctgtgaTCATAAAGCTCCAAGTGTTAAAAATGTCTCCCTGATTGCATCACTGATACACTAGTTTCAGTACATTAGTTACACAGTTGATCAAAACAATATAGATCATAAATACTGATAATTacta of Mustela nigripes isolate SB6536 chromosome 1, MUSNIG.SB6536, whole genome shotgun sequence contains these proteins:
- the BIRC3 gene encoding baculoviral IAP repeat-containing protein 3; the encoded protein is MDLVQESLCLSGLLKSAPALELRYDHSCELYRMSTFSTFPAGVPVSERSLARAGFYYTGVNDKVRCFCCGLMLDNWKLGDRPVEKHRKLYPSCAFVRSLSTASEPGARCPPRQPPSATSSTHPLLPSLETTGYFSGSYASFPSSPVNFRENREFAPRRPSPCEGALKTAEDRLLTFQTWPLTSPPAQDLARAGFYYVGPGDRVACFACGGKLSNWEPSDSALSEHLRHFPDCPFVDRQLEDALQSTVSNASMRAHAARLQTFCSWPSRVPVRPEQLATAGFYYTGHSDDVKCFCCDGGLRCWESGDDPWVEHAKWFPRCEYLIHIKGQEFISRIQASYPHLLEQLLSTSDNTEDENAESPIVHFGPGEIRSEDAVMMNTPVVAAALEMGFGRSLVRQTVQRKILSTGENYRTVNELVSDLLHAEDELREEEKERAAENRDSDDAALIRKNRTVLLQRLTHVLPILDSLLAAGVISEHERGVLEQKARTPLQARELLDTVLGRGSSAATVFKNSLQEIDPVLYKRIFVQQDLKYIPPENVSDLPVEEQLRRLQEERTCKVCMDKEVSIVFIPCGHLVVCQECAPSLRRCPICRGAVKGTVRTFLS